A genomic window from Acinetobacter lwoffii includes:
- the gspN gene encoding type II secretion system protein N has product MSSKPKTLRWLILALVAFFIFVVLQVPAAWLISKFYKNNQTLHNVNGNIWQGSADWKKGNLRGSLNWKVRPLDLLLLRVGAHVDLHSGNTQLSGIMAYGLNKSLIVKNLEGQVAPETLKKLADWQWPSTAIQFKDLDFKYKKEQGFSQVAGQMQWAGGELVYTFAQRQERMNVPAMTGKLADESGQLLLDVRDSRDQRMLNIKLDPSLMLDIQLTQRFLMNAPSYEGKAGLDTYVISTRQPLMGGLN; this is encoded by the coding sequence ATGAGCAGTAAACCGAAAACTTTAAGATGGTTGATCCTTGCTCTTGTTGCATTTTTTATTTTTGTCGTATTACAAGTGCCAGCAGCCTGGTTAATTTCAAAATTTTATAAAAATAACCAGACTTTGCATAATGTAAACGGAAATATCTGGCAGGGAAGTGCGGACTGGAAAAAAGGCAATCTTCGGGGCAGTCTGAACTGGAAAGTACGGCCGCTGGATTTGCTGTTGCTGCGAGTTGGAGCACATGTGGATTTGCATAGTGGCAATACCCAGTTGTCCGGAATTATGGCCTATGGTCTGAATAAATCTTTAATTGTCAAAAATCTTGAAGGGCAGGTCGCGCCTGAAACTCTAAAAAAACTTGCAGACTGGCAATGGCCGAGTACTGCGATTCAGTTTAAAGATCTGGATTTTAAATATAAAAAAGAACAGGGCTTCAGTCAGGTGGCCGGACAAATGCAATGGGCGGGTGGTGAGCTGGTTTATACCTTTGCTCAGCGTCAGGAACGCATGAATGTACCCGCCATGACTGGAAAACTCGCAGATGAAAGCGGACAGCTGTTACTTGATGTTCGGGATAGTCGCGATCAACGTATGCTGAATATCAAGCTTGATCCGAGTCTGATGCTGGATATCCAGCTCACCCAGCGCTTTTTAATGAATGCGCCTTCTTATGAAGGTAAAGCCGGATTAGATACCTATGTGATCAGTACCCGCCAACCCTTAATGGGAGGCTTGAACTGA
- a CDS encoding H-NS histone family protein, with product MMPDITHLSVEELKRLQAEAESLIASKKDQEIEDAYQQILAVAEKVGMTVEQLLEFGASKRKKSSRKSVEPRYRSKSNPDDTWTGRGKQPRWLVAELEKGAKLDDFLI from the coding sequence ATTATGCCAGATATTACGCATTTATCAGTAGAAGAGTTAAAACGTTTACAAGCAGAAGCAGAGTCACTGATTGCTTCAAAAAAAGATCAAGAGATTGAAGATGCTTATCAGCAAATTTTGGCAGTTGCTGAGAAAGTTGGTATGACAGTTGAACAGTTACTTGAATTTGGTGCGTCTAAACGTAAGAAATCGTCACGTAAGTCGGTTGAACCGCGTTACCGTAGCAAAAGCAATCCGGACGATACCTGGACTGGCCGTGGTAAACAGCCGCGCTGGTTGGTGGCTGAATTGGAAAAAGGCGCAAAGCTGGACGATTTCCTGATCTAA